In one Prochlorococcus marinus XMU1404 genomic region, the following are encoded:
- a CDS encoding tetratricopeptide repeat protein — protein sequence MEISSFQSYLIILFVVLLIISIFVFRQFLKTRSEELNLVKFEQKGLDSLTQATELYEFGSIQIKKRLYSEATKTFLKAIKNYENEPDEAKAIINNALGYSYAAQNEFQKAIKHYNSAIKSLPEYPIALNNLASAQQRLFEYDLAYATYQKVLVIDPKNKTAIKKSKELEKRNNYKPYKGIKDKGF from the coding sequence ATGGAAATTTCTTCCTTTCAATCCTATTTAATAATTCTTTTTGTTGTCTTATTAATAATTTCTATTTTTGTATTCAGACAATTTCTAAAAACAAGAAGTGAAGAATTAAACCTAGTAAAATTCGAACAGAAAGGTTTAGATTCTCTTACTCAAGCTACAGAATTATATGAATTTGGATCTATTCAAATTAAAAAAAGATTATATTCTGAAGCTACTAAAACTTTTTTAAAAGCAATTAAAAATTATGAAAATGAACCTGATGAAGCCAAAGCCATAATAAATAATGCTTTAGGATATTCTTATGCTGCTCAAAATGAATTTCAAAAAGCAATTAAACACTACAACTCTGCAATAAAATCACTCCCAGAATATCCTATAGCCCTAAATAATCTCGCATCAGCACAACAGCGTTTATTCGAGTACGACTTGGCATATGCAACTTATCAAAAAGTTTTGGTAATAGATCCAAAAAACAAAACAGCAATTAAAAAAAGTAAGGAGTTAGAAAAAAGAAATAACTATAAACCTTATAAAGGTATTAAAGATAAGGGATTCTAA
- a CDS encoding thiazole synthase encodes MKNHSTLLIGGKQFSSRLMLGTGKYKSTQDMVESLSNSETEIITVAVRRIKNDQTGENLFEKINWKKYWMLPNTAGCINSDEAVRIAILGRELAKLSGQEENNFVKLEVIPDKKYLLPDPIETLKAAEILIKKGFTVLPYINADPILANKLEEIGCATVMPLGSPIGSGQGLLNLSNIRIIIENAKVPVIIDAGIGVPSEASQAMELGADGVLINSAIAQAEDPPLMAQAINYGVKAGRQAFLAGRIRRQSIAVASSPVKNISI; translated from the coding sequence ATGAAAAACCATTCAACTTTACTAATTGGAGGAAAACAATTTTCCAGTAGATTAATGTTGGGTACTGGCAAATACAAATCTACTCAAGATATGGTAGAAAGTTTGTCAAATTCTGAGACTGAAATTATAACAGTAGCTGTTAGAAGAATTAAAAATGATCAGACCGGAGAAAATTTATTCGAAAAGATCAACTGGAAAAAATACTGGATGCTTCCTAATACAGCTGGTTGTATTAATTCCGATGAAGCAGTCAGAATAGCAATTTTGGGAAGAGAACTTGCAAAATTGTCTGGTCAAGAAGAAAATAATTTTGTGAAGTTAGAAGTAATTCCTGACAAAAAGTATTTGCTACCAGATCCGATAGAAACCCTTAAAGCAGCTGAAATTTTAATAAAAAAGGGTTTTACTGTACTTCCCTATATCAATGCAGATCCTATTCTTGCAAACAAACTAGAAGAAATAGGTTGTGCAACTGTAATGCCATTAGGCTCGCCAATTGGCTCCGGGCAAGGTTTATTAAATTTATCAAATATAAGGATAATTATTGAAAATGCAAAAGTGCCAGTAATAATTGACGCAGGAATTGGAGTGCCAAGTGAAGCTTCTCAAGCAATGGAACTTGGAGCTGATGGTGTCTTAATCAATAGTGCAATAGCACAAGCTGAAGATCCTCCTCTGATGGCTCAAGCAATAAATTATGGGGTAAAAGCTGGTAGACAAGCTTTTCTTGCCGGAAGAATTAGAAGACAATCCATTGCAGTAGCAAGTTCACCGGTAAAAAACATATCTATCTGA
- a CDS encoding NAD-dependent epimerase/dehydratase family protein, translating to MKVIVLGGDGFCGWPCAVNLAEQNHDVIIVDNLSRRKIDIDLEVESLTPIASITERLSAWKEIGGKPMRFLNMDISKQYQKLLNLLVNEKPDSVIHFAEQRAAPYSMKSSFTKRYTVDNNVNGTHNLLAAIVESNLDIHVVHLGTMGVYGYGSHRGATIPEGYLKVEVPQPDGSRFEEEILHPASPGSVYHMTKTLDQLLFLYYNKNDLVRITDLHQGIVWGTNTEATLRDPRLTNRFDYDGDYGTVLNRFLMQAAIGYPLSVHGTGGQTRAFIHIKDSVKCVQIALENPPKPGERVKIFNQMTESHQVGELAKKVATLTGADINYLPNPRNEAVENDLIVDNKCFIELGLNPTTLDNGLLEEVVKVAKKYSNRCDLKRIPCVSSWTKKQAEAIKTN from the coding sequence GTGAAAGTTATTGTTCTAGGTGGAGATGGTTTTTGCGGTTGGCCTTGTGCGGTGAATTTAGCAGAGCAAAATCATGATGTGATTATTGTCGACAATTTAAGTCGTAGAAAAATTGATATTGATCTAGAGGTAGAATCATTAACTCCAATTGCTTCGATAACAGAAAGACTTTCTGCATGGAAAGAGATTGGAGGTAAGCCTATGAGATTTCTTAACATGGATATCTCTAAACAATATCAAAAATTACTCAATTTGCTCGTTAATGAAAAACCAGATTCTGTGATCCATTTTGCAGAACAAAGAGCAGCGCCTTACTCAATGAAATCTAGTTTTACCAAAAGATATACAGTAGATAATAATGTTAATGGCACCCACAACCTACTTGCTGCAATTGTAGAGAGTAATTTAGATATTCATGTTGTTCATTTAGGAACAATGGGAGTCTACGGATATGGATCACATAGAGGTGCAACAATTCCAGAAGGTTATCTAAAAGTTGAAGTTCCACAACCAGATGGAAGCAGGTTTGAAGAAGAAATATTACACCCCGCTAGTCCAGGTAGTGTATACCATATGACTAAAACTCTAGATCAATTATTATTTCTTTACTACAACAAAAATGATCTTGTAAGAATCACTGACCTACATCAAGGCATAGTTTGGGGAACAAATACAGAAGCAACTTTAAGAGATCCTAGATTGACGAACCGATTTGACTATGACGGAGATTATGGAACAGTTCTAAACAGATTTCTAATGCAAGCAGCAATTGGATATCCATTAAGTGTGCATGGGACAGGAGGTCAAACAAGAGCATTTATACATATAAAAGACTCTGTTAAATGTGTACAAATTGCTCTTGAAAATCCTCCAAAACCTGGCGAGAGAGTCAAAATCTTTAATCAAATGACTGAAAGTCATCAAGTTGGAGAACTTGCTAAAAAAGTTGCGACTCTAACAGGAGCCGATATCAATTATTTACCAAATCCAAGGAATGAAGCAGTAGAAAATGATCTAATTGTTGATAATAAATGCTTTATAGAATTAGGTTTAAACCCAACGACTCTTGATAATGGCCTATTAGAAGAAGTTGTTAAAGTTGCGAAAAAATACTCCAATAGGTGTGATCTTAAGCGCATACCTTGTGTTTCATCCTGGACTAAAAAACAAGCTGAGGCAATAAAGACTAATTAA